One genomic region from Haloarcula taiwanensis encodes:
- a CDS encoding anion transporter — protein sequence MTWSGRTRPRRTAAAIAVALASTAVIAAVPTPSGLDIAAQYALATMAFAAILWVTDALPLPVTALLIPVLLTVFGIYTEMEAALSGFADPLIYLFVAGFMLAKALQTHNIDRRIALHLISWMGRSPRLLILAIMVATAVLSMWVSNTATTAMMTPVALGVLAEVVGRDVPDGETSNMRVATLLGTAYAASVGGVGTLIGTPPNVVAVAFLDRLIGVEISFVQWLAIGLPIVVLTLPLTWYVLTFWLYPPEVEDVSGANAQAKAYLAEEGPLSTGGRRAAYIFAATAGLWILGGLGFLFEGILPDPVFVTLFGGAGDTVFGLTGHRGVLYLVVVGLLAIPALVLSGADDWENLVDIDWGTIILFGGGISLADALAETEATTWLARTVFDTLVGAPLVLVVLAVVVFTVLVTELSSNTATTTILAPILIGLGSVLAGTLGVEPVQAAITLTVTGAIAASFAFALPVATPPNAIVFGSGHLEQRDMIRAGVVLNVLMTLVLTGLVLVSFAVFWPHILW from the coding sequence ATGACCTGGTCGGGTCGAACGCGACCGCGACGAACGGCGGCGGCGATTGCCGTCGCGCTCGCCTCGACAGCTGTGATAGCCGCGGTCCCGACGCCGTCCGGACTCGATATCGCCGCCCAGTATGCACTGGCGACGATGGCCTTCGCGGCGATTCTCTGGGTGACCGACGCGCTGCCGCTCCCGGTAACGGCGCTGCTGATACCGGTGTTACTGACGGTGTTCGGCATCTACACCGAGATGGAGGCCGCACTCTCGGGGTTTGCCGACCCGCTCATCTACCTGTTCGTGGCCGGCTTCATGCTCGCGAAGGCGCTCCAGACTCACAACATCGACCGTCGCATCGCCCTGCACCTCATTAGCTGGATGGGGCGCTCGCCACGACTGCTCATTCTGGCAATCATGGTTGCGACGGCGGTTCTCTCGATGTGGGTGTCGAACACGGCGACGACGGCGATGATGACGCCCGTCGCGCTGGGTGTGCTTGCCGAGGTTGTCGGTCGAGATGTTCCCGACGGCGAGACATCGAACATGCGGGTCGCGACCTTGCTCGGCACGGCCTACGCGGCGAGCGTCGGCGGGGTTGGGACCCTCATCGGGACACCGCCAAATGTCGTCGCCGTGGCGTTTCTCGACAGGCTCATCGGTGTCGAGATATCGTTCGTGCAGTGGCTGGCCATCGGGCTTCCGATCGTCGTGTTGACCCTCCCACTGACGTGGTACGTTCTGACGTTCTGGCTCTACCCGCCGGAAGTCGAGGACGTGAGTGGGGCCAACGCGCAGGCGAAAGCGTATCTTGCGGAGGAGGGGCCGCTATCGACGGGCGGTCGCCGCGCAGCGTATATCTTTGCGGCTACAGCGGGCCTGTGGATCCTCGGTGGGCTTGGGTTCCTGTTCGAAGGCATTCTTCCCGACCCGGTGTTCGTGACACTGTTCGGCGGCGCAGGCGACACTGTGTTCGGTCTGACGGGGCATCGCGGCGTCCTGTATCTCGTGGTGGTCGGACTGCTCGCGATTCCGGCACTCGTTCTTTCCGGCGCCGACGACTGGGAGAATCTGGTCGATATCGACTGGGGGACGATTATCCTGTTCGGTGGCGGCATCTCACTGGCAGATGCACTGGCCGAAACCGAGGCGACGACGTGGCTGGCACGGACTGTCTTCGATACTCTAGTCGGCGCACCGCTGGTCCTCGTCGTGCTTGCTGTCGTCGTCTTCACCGTGCTGGTGACGGAACTGTCCTCAAATACGGCGACGACAACGATACTCGCTCCGATCCTCATCGGCCTCGGGAGCGTGCTCGCCGGAACACTCGGCGTCGAGCCGGTGCAGGCTGCGATCACGCTGACGGTTACCGGGGCTATCGCGGCGAGCTTCGCGTTCGCACTCCCCGTCGCGACGCCGCCGAACGCCATTGTCTTCGGCAGCGGCCACCTAGAGCAGCGGGATATGATACGGGCCGGTGTCGTGCTGAACGTCCTGATGACGCTCGTGTTGACAGGGCTCGTCCTCGTTTCCTTCGCGGTCTTCTGGCCGCATATACTCTGGTAG
- a CDS encoding diphthine synthase has translation MLTFVGLGLYDERSVTVAGRDAIRDADRVFAEFYTSRLIGTDLETLEDALETSIELRDRAGIEQDPEPILEAAERESVVFCTAGDTMVSTTHTDLRLRAENRGIQTRIVHGTTAQTAAGSLTGLQNYRFGKATTLPFEDAHGGDGVPDSVVATIEDNQDRDLHTLVYLDIKVDDPHWDDSDDTYMTASQAAAMLSEPFPDTHGVVVARAGSPEPLVVAATLDELATQTFGDPLHLLVIPGSLHPLEADALESIASAALE, from the coding sequence ATGCTCACTTTCGTCGGACTGGGCCTCTATGACGAGCGCTCTGTCACGGTCGCAGGCCGCGACGCCATCCGGGACGCCGACCGGGTGTTCGCCGAGTTCTACACGAGCCGGCTGATCGGCACTGATCTCGAAACGCTGGAAGACGCGCTGGAGACGAGTATCGAACTCCGCGACCGTGCCGGTATCGAGCAGGACCCCGAGCCGATTCTCGAAGCCGCTGAGCGCGAAAGCGTCGTCTTCTGTACCGCCGGGGATACGATGGTCTCAACGACACACACTGATCTCCGACTCCGTGCCGAGAACCGCGGTATCCAGACCCGAATCGTCCACGGAACGACCGCCCAGACTGCCGCCGGTTCGCTGACCGGCCTGCAGAACTACCGCTTCGGGAAGGCCACAACGCTCCCCTTCGAAGACGCCCACGGCGGTGACGGCGTTCCGGATAGCGTCGTTGCTACCATCGAGGACAATCAGGACCGGGACCTCCATACGCTGGTCTACCTCGATATCAAGGTCGACGACCCCCACTGGGACGACAGCGACGACACGTACATGACCGCAAGCCAGGCCGCCGCCATGCTGTCGGAGCCATTCCCGGACACGCACGGCGTTGTCGTGGCCAGAGCCGGTAGTCCTGAACCACTGGTGGTTGCTGCTACGCTCGACGAACTCGCTACACAGACGTTTGGCGACCCGCTACATTTGCTTGTCATCCCCGGGTCACTTCATCCGCTTGAGGCGGATGCACTGGAGTCAATCGCTAGTGCAGCGCTAGAATAG
- a CDS encoding SAM-dependent methyltransferase, with amino-acid sequence MGVPCVRVPREAGEETRQRLAEANLVDDGYDITVVDGQLYVPVTDPTAVPSDLAVVEADPPVREGQTMPADALGFDPSYERIGDIAIVDEDDDERARAIADAIMKSDLPVRAVLNRASKIKGEQRVRDWDVLAGEGTEVTHREYGCTFDLDLAEVYFSPRLATERHRVTKQVSAGERAFDMFAGVGPFVIPFAKREATCVGTDINETAIKYLRANAEQNGVSDRVTGICGDVREVAGEYEGWADRVVMNLPHSADEFLETAVCLAADECVLHYYDIQHEDDLFGPGERVIRAAAEPTYDVTVETRHTVRSYAPKEHNVVLDVRLTR; translated from the coding sequence ATGGGCGTTCCCTGCGTTCGCGTTCCCCGCGAGGCCGGCGAAGAGACGCGCCAGCGCCTCGCCGAGGCAAACCTCGTCGACGACGGCTACGATATCACGGTCGTCGACGGCCAGCTATACGTTCCTGTCACCGACCCCACAGCGGTGCCGTCGGACCTGGCCGTCGTGGAGGCAGACCCGCCGGTCCGCGAGGGCCAGACGATGCCGGCGGATGCCCTCGGCTTCGATCCGAGCTACGAACGTATCGGCGACATCGCGATTGTCGACGAGGACGACGACGAGCGGGCGCGGGCGATTGCCGACGCGATTATGAAGTCGGACCTCCCCGTGCGAGCGGTGTTGAATCGCGCATCGAAAATCAAGGGCGAACAGCGGGTCCGCGACTGGGACGTACTCGCTGGTGAGGGGACGGAAGTCACTCACCGGGAGTACGGCTGTACGTTCGACCTCGACCTCGCCGAAGTGTACTTCTCGCCGCGGCTGGCGACAGAGCGCCATCGTGTTACCAAGCAGGTCAGTGCGGGAGAGCGAGCCTTCGACATGTTCGCCGGTGTCGGTCCGTTCGTGATTCCGTTCGCCAAACGCGAGGCGACCTGTGTCGGGACCGACATCAACGAGACGGCGATCAAGTACCTCCGGGCAAACGCAGAGCAAAACGGCGTCTCCGACCGCGTGACCGGTATCTGTGGCGACGTACGCGAGGTTGCCGGCGAGTACGAGGGCTGGGCCGACCGCGTCGTGATGAACCTGCCCCACAGCGCCGATGAGTTTCTTGAGACCGCCGTCTGTCTGGCGGCCGACGAGTGCGTTCTGCATTACTACGACATTCAGCACGAGGATGACCTGTTCGGTCCCGGCGAGCGAGTGATCCGGGCGGCTGCGGAGCCGACGTACGACGTGACGGTCGAAACGCGCCACACTGTTCGGTCGTATGCCCCGAAAGAACACAACGTCGTTCTCGACGTTCGGCTGACACGCTAA